A genomic window from Winogradskyella sp. J14-2 includes:
- a CDS encoding DUF2911 domain-containing protein, which translates to MLKRILIILSIIALGLLLYSVFVENIFSPRLSPKDTAKITLNDLKLQVEYNRPSKRERDIFGALVPFNKVWRTGANEATTFETNEDLMIDGMLLKKGKYTLWTVPMENSWKVMFNTKQYQWGVNEKMEPMWDPNYDAIEIEVPKQSIDETVEKFTIAFDNKTGNLKLTMAWDQTLIEIPMQIYPHKH; encoded by the coding sequence ATGCTAAAACGCATTCTTATTATTCTGTCAATAATAGCTTTGGGTCTACTATTGTATTCTGTTTTTGTTGAAAATATTTTTTCTCCAAGGCTCAGCCCAAAGGATACCGCAAAAATAACCCTAAACGACTTAAAACTTCAAGTAGAGTACAACAGGCCATCAAAACGCGAACGTGATATTTTTGGGGCACTTGTCCCTTTTAATAAGGTTTGGAGAACTGGTGCCAACGAAGCTACTACATTTGAAACCAATGAAGATTTAATGATTGATGGTATGTTACTAAAAAAAGGTAAATACACGCTTTGGACTGTACCAATGGAAAATTCTTGGAAGGTAATGTTCAACACCAAACAGTATCAATGGGGAGTTAATGAAAAAATGGAACCAATGTGGGACCCTAATTACGATGCTATTGAAATTGAAGTCCCTAAGCAAAGTATTGATGAAACTGTAGAAAAATTCACGATTGCTTTTGATAATAAAACTGGTAACTTAAAGCTTACCATGGCTTGGGATCAGACATTGATTGAAATTCCGATGCAGATCTATCCACACAAACATTAA